AAACAACTGTACAAAAACACAGTATAGTTTGCCCTCCCCGTCGAACCCTGGAGAAACCCGATGTCCTCTCTGGCAATGAGCTCTTTTGTAGAACAGCAGATCGTCCTGCACCAATTCACCGCCAAACATAGCGCACAGGCCCGGCTCATGCTGGGCTGGAGCCGCGAAGACCTGGCCCGTCACGCGGGCGTCGCGGTCGAATCGGTTCAACAGTTTGAAGGCCTTGGCGAGGTGGATGACAAAACCCGTCTGGCCCTGGCGTTTCGGCTGGAAGCAGAAGGGCTGGTATTTTTTCCAGGGTTTGCGCCGGGGTGGGGAATGAGGGCCGACGCCAGGTGCGCAGGCTAAACCCCCCAGGTTTGACGCCTACTTTGGCGGGGTTCGCTCCACGGCGTTGGAACACCGCGGGCACAATGATGGAGCCATTGGTTTCAGTGCCCAGGGTCAGGCGTGGGGTTGTTCAAACGCACGCTGCGATACCCCTGCACCACCACGGCCAGTGATTCCCTCGACCATCGCGCACCGTAGAACCACACCGTAGTGCCGCCCTCGAGTGGCTCGCCAAACCGTGGATACCCAGCCCAACACGCCTCATGGAACGCGGCACTCTGGCTGTCGGATACCAGGGCATCCAGCCGATACTCGTTCACCAGTTCGTCGATTTCATTGTGGGTGTGCAGGTTGAACTGGAGGCTTGCATCAACCCGTCGTGCCGGTACCGGAACCAGCTTTACCCCGGCCCGACACAGGGTTTCCAGCGCCCGCGTGAAGGGCGGCCGGTGTGCGATAGACGTTTGATCAGGGCCACTCCCGTAGCAGTCGGCAAACCCTATGCGTTTGCCGGACAACCCGTAGACGGTCGTAAACGTGCAATTGTCTTGCACCGGCGGCACCGCCACCATGACTGGCTCCCTTGGGTCGACACCGTTCAAGGCGATCAGCGACAACGAGGGATCCCGCATGGGCTTTATGGGAAGTGCCGGTGCGTCATAACCCGGGATCGGGACGCGGCTGTCGGCATGCACCTGAGGCAAGGGAACACCACCAAACGCAATGCTGGGCGGGCTCGCGGGTTCGACGGCGGAATGGCAGGTTGCCGTCGCCAGGCCGGTGGATTCCGTGAGCGCGGGCCCCCACGCTCCGATCTGACAACCCATGCCCGGCCACCCATATTTCTTACACTTGCCTTCCATCAGATCTGCCCCCTGAACACTCATTTTCGGGGATCATCGCACCCTTCATGGGCACGTGTCGCAGTCCTGAAACAGCTTGAAAACTCCTTTTTCCGATCCCCCCTCATCAGCTCACGAGGGGCTGTTGCGCATCCTGAGTTTCCACCTCCAACCACCATGCATACCCACGCTCAGGGTGATTCAAACTGAACGCGCGCCCCATCGGCGGCGTGGTAATCGACACATTGCGCTCCCACGCCAGCGCCATGATGCGGTCGAACGGTTCGTGCCAGGCATGGAAAGCCAGGTCGAAGGTGCCGTTGTGAATCGGCAGCAGCCAACGCCCTTTGAGGTCGATGTGCGCCTGCAGGGTTTGCTCCGGCTGCATGTGCACGTGTGGCCAGTCGACGTTGTAGGCCCCAGTTTCCATCAGCGTCAGGTCAAATGGGCCGTACTGTTCGCCGATCCGCTTGAAGCCGTCGAAATAACCGGTGTCACCGCTGAAAAAGATCCGCCGCGCGCCGTCGACCATCACCCAGGAACACCACAGCGTCTGGTTGGCATCAAACAGCCCGCGCCCGGAAAAATGCTGCGCCGGCGTCGCCACGAAACGAATGCCCTGCACCTCGGTGCCCTGCCACCAATCCAGCTGGCGCACCTTGTCGGCCGCCACGCCCCACTTGACCAGAAGGTCACCCACGCCCAGCGGCGCAAGAAAATAACGGGTCTTGGCGGCCAGTTGGATGACAGCCTTGCGGTCAAGATGATCGTAGTGGTTGTGGGAAAGAATCACCGCTTCCAGCTCAGGCAGCTCATCCAGACTGATCGGTGGCTGGTGAAAGCGCTTGGGGCCGGCCCAACTGAATGGCGAGGCGCGTTCGGCGAATACCGGGTCGGTCACCCAGAACTTACCGCGCATCTTGAGTAATACGGTGGAATGCCCAAGGCGAAACACGCTGTGATCGGGTGCGGCCAGCAATTGGTCGCGGGACAACGGTTGCACCGGAATCGCCCCTACCGGCCGCGTGGTACGCGGTTTGTTGAACAGCATGTTCCAAAAGATACGCAAGGTTTTGCCGAAGCCACCGTGCGGCACAGGGGGGGCGTTACTGAAATGCGATTTGCCCTGCACGGCGGTGGAGGAAGGGTCGATGCGGGGTGAGACGGTGGCCATTGCAGAGTGACTCCTACGGTCCGCAGCTAAACTACACTGCACAGTGTAGTTTCAAGATTGCAACAAAACCGTTAGCAAGTAAACTACCGAGTGTAATTTTACTTCAAGAGCCGAACGCCACCCATGACTGCCCCTCAGCGCCTCACCGACCGTAAACGCCAAGCCATCGTGGCAGCGGCCATCGCCGAGTTTCGCGAGAACGGTTTCGAGGTCACCAGCATGGACAAAATCGCCGCCACCGCCGGGGTTTCCAAACGCACCGTGTACAACCACTTCCCCAGCAAGGAAGAGTTGTTCGCCGAAATCCTGCACCAACTCTGGGCCAGCAGCGTCGCGCAACTCGATGTCAGCTACGCCAGCGAACGCCCGCTGCGCGAACAATTGCGCGGGTTGCTGGAGGCCAAGATGAAGATGATGTCGGATGCCAATTTCCTCGACCTGGCCCGCGTCGCCATCGCTGCGACCATTCATTCGCCGGACCGCGCGCAAGACATGGTCAACCGCCTGAGCCAGCGCGAAGAAGGTTTCACCCAATGGGTACGTGCCGCCCAGGAAGACGGCCGCCTCTGCTGCACCGACCCGGCGTTTGCCGCCCACCAGATCCAAAGCCTGCTCAAAGCCTTCGCTTTCTGGCCCCAGATCACCCTCGGCCAACCCATCCTCGACACTGCCAGCCAGGCCAATGTCATCGAGTCGGCCATCGACCTGTTCCTGGCCGGCTACGAAGTCACTGCCCCGCGCCGCCCATAAAAGGTGTTGCAGGCGCGACATTCCAGGTCGTTTTTGACGCTTTCGCCCTCTGCTCTGCGCAAATGGCCTGGAAGGACACTGATTATTCCCCTGCGAGTCCCCACAATATTCACCGCGCTTATCCGATCAACGGTTAATCCACCGAGCGTGCATCGCCGTGCAGGTCAAGCAGCTGAACCGGGAATCTATGGAAAACAGACAAGGCAAAGGGCTTTCGTTTGCCAGACGCATCTACAGGCCAAGGATCATCGGCGCGGCCATGTGCAGCATCGGCGTGATTGCAGCCCTGTATCCGTTGGCCATGCCTGGCTGGGTCTGGGCATTACTGCTGTTCAATGGCGTGGTCTGGCCTCACCTGGCGTATCAGTGGGCGGCCCATTCCAAGGTTCCCTATGACGGCGAACAGCGCAACCTGGTGTATGACGCCTTGTTCAGTGGGTTCTGGGTCGCGACGCTGCAGTTCACACCGTTAACCAGCGTCACCCTGCTGTCGATGGTGTCCATGAACAACGTGGCCGCCGGCGGCAAACGCCTGTT
This region of Pseudomonas asgharzadehiana genomic DNA includes:
- a CDS encoding helix-turn-helix domain-containing protein, producing MSSLAMSSFVEQQIVLHQFTAKHSAQARLMLGWSREDLARHAGVAVESVQQFEGLGEVDDKTRLALAFRLEAEGLVFFPGFAPGWGMRADARCAG
- a CDS encoding MBL fold metallo-hydrolase yields the protein MATVSPRIDPSSTAVQGKSHFSNAPPVPHGGFGKTLRIFWNMLFNKPRTTRPVGAIPVQPLSRDQLLAAPDHSVFRLGHSTVLLKMRGKFWVTDPVFAERASPFSWAGPKRFHQPPISLDELPELEAVILSHNHYDHLDRKAVIQLAAKTRYFLAPLGVGDLLVKWGVAADKVRQLDWWQGTEVQGIRFVATPAQHFSGRGLFDANQTLWCSWVMVDGARRIFFSGDTGYFDGFKRIGEQYGPFDLTLMETGAYNVDWPHVHMQPEQTLQAHIDLKGRWLLPIHNGTFDLAFHAWHEPFDRIMALAWERNVSITTPPMGRAFSLNHPERGYAWWLEVETQDAQQPLVS
- a CDS encoding TetR/AcrR family transcriptional regulator, whose translation is MTAPQRLTDRKRQAIVAAAIAEFRENGFEVTSMDKIAATAGVSKRTVYNHFPSKEELFAEILHQLWASSVAQLDVSYASERPLREQLRGLLEAKMKMMSDANFLDLARVAIAATIHSPDRAQDMVNRLSQREEGFTQWVRAAQEDGRLCCTDPAFAAHQIQSLLKAFAFWPQITLGQPILDTASQANVIESAIDLFLAGYEVTAPRRP